The window TCGGATAACCCAAAAGGTAATGACGGGAATAAGTGGATGTATCTCTGAAAATGATATCAACTATGCAAGGAAGAGAGCAGGCGTATCATTTTGTACATGTTTTGATGAATGTAGTTTATGGATAACATGAATAGGAATTAATATACTTATATTTATAACCGTTGGTTTAAAAGTAAAAAGACCTGTTCCGAAGAAAAGGCCAGTTTCATCATATGAATTAAACACATTCGGTTTCTAAACAATTTATTCCAGCGGGCAACGAGCCAAGCGGACATGTTTACGTGTCCATTGGGCGACTGCCGCGAGGGCCTCATACCCTGATGCTGGCATCGCTGTTAGTTTGATGCCCCGTCTGCCTGCATTGGGGTCTTTGGCTTAGTAATTACATGCGATAATTGCATTTATAGAAACCAGCGTAAAAATTCATAACATAGTTTAAATAGTTGATTATTTTTTTCATATTATACTTCTCCTTTCTTTTATTTACAAGTTTATTCTAAACCATCAGGGGGGAGTATTACTTGCCAAATGTGAATAAAAAGTAGTCAAATTTTGTTTAGGAGGGGATGTAGATGATTTCTATGTATGAAGAAAAAAAGGAACAATTTAATATTGTGCATAAGGTGTCAAAGCATTATCCGCCGCATTTACATGATAACCTGGAAATTGTGTATGTAACAGAAGGAACATTGGAATTAGGCGTTGGGCAGGAGTTTTTTCATATGGAAAAGGGGGATTTTGCAATTGTATTCCCGAATATGATACATCATTACCAAGTATTTTCTAAGGAGTGCAGCAAAGCGTATTATTTATACCCGCCGCTTTCTTATGCAGGGCAGTTTGTTGGGAATCTTCAGAAATATTGTCCAGATAATCCGGTGATTAAAAAAGAGAATGTACATGGGGATATTATCAATGCGGTCTGCTGCCTGGCCCGCGAACAGGTCAGGGACTCTATTGTGGAGCAGTGCTATATACAAATTATTGTGGCC of the Luxibacter massiliensis genome contains:
- a CDS encoding AraC family transcriptional regulator — encoded protein: MISMYEEKKEQFNIVHKVSKHYPPHLHDNLEIVYVTEGTLELGVGQEFFHMEKGDFAIVFPNMIHHYQVFSKECSKAYYLYPPLSYAGQFVGNLQKYCPDNPVIKKENVHGDIINAVCCLAREQVRDSIVEQCYIQIIVARSLPCFHLVEKDSLGSGDIIFRTVSYVAAHFREEIKLERMAKDLGVSKYVLSRVFSATFHKNYNQYLNEQRMNYVISLLECSDEPITDICLNAGFQSQRTFNRVFREMYKMSPREYRNYYREKYITQQSL